The sequence below is a genomic window from Anopheles cruzii chromosome 3, idAnoCruzAS_RS32_06, whole genome shotgun sequence.
TTATCAAAAGAATCAAGATCCTGAGTGCGATATCCATCTGCGAAACGACGAAAACAGGACAATGGAGTAAACTACGTCGCAAAGTGACACACAAAAGTCACACGAGCGAATGCCAACTTAGATCGCAGTATGCGAGAAATTTACTTCTTCATTGCCATAACTCCTTTGACTCAGGGCTGCAAGCCCTCAACTAGGGGCGCATTTGGGTTCTTGTTGCGATTTGTTGTTTCGGCCTAAAACAGAGTTTCTCCGTTCGTCGTGCATCAAATGGACGATGGTAGAAGTTAAGTGGGAATCCCTAGTAGTAGCCTGGCAAACATCTTCTCTCTTCGCATGccttgctctctctttctctccgcgTCTCCTTTCTCTTACCATCTTCCGCTTACGCTTTTATTCATTCCCCAGTGCTTTTCGGTGCATTCTAATCAACGCTTACACACGCACATGCTCCTtttacacgcacacgcacacatacactcgAGCGCATCTCAttaacacaacacacacccgcccgGTTCCTCTCGGCGAGAGAGGATGGGATTCGCAAAAGATCCTCGGTTCGCGGTGGATTTGCATTAGCAAACAAcgtaaaaagaaaattaaaactacgcgtactctctctttctctctctcgctgtctcactctctctctctttcgctgccTCTCGATTTTCGTTCCATCCCCTTCTGCCTGTCGCCGCCTACTCGTCCTGCATATCCTCCGGCATTTCGTGCGGATTCAGCATGCCGGGCACCGCCATCAGCATGCGGCGCTTCTCCTCCTGGATCTTTTTCAACTCCGTTTCGCGCTCCTCCAGGTACAAGTCGGAATCGTCTTCTCCGGTGACTTCCTGCAAGACACAGCACGCAACAGAATGTGAACGAATGAGTGGTCGCGGAAAAGGCAAAGCGTGGTCCGTCCGTCACCTACCTTGATTTGGATGAGGAAGTCCCTTAAATGCTCCTTAAATGCGTGCACATCCTGATCGAGATTGAAGAGGCCGGTGGCGAAAATCTTGATCTGGTTGTCGGTCAGATGGCTGAAGGCGGACTTGAGCAGCGTCGCCACGTACTCCTGGATGTTGAGCACGTTGTCGTCCGAGGGCCCCAGCTTCACCGTGATGCGACCGGCCTCGACCAGCGAGAACATGTACGCGAGTATAGTCGCGTGATTCTGCAGGCTGGCCGTGTGCGACGTGTCCGTCACGACCGAGAAGATCTGCATCAGGATATCGGTGTAGTACGTCTGGTAGAAGCTCTGCGCTGCCTGCGGGTGCTGTTCTAGGTTTTGCAGCATCTGTGAAGGAATACATTCCCGGGGTGTGATTAGATTGTTCTCGATTTACCCCCGGTTGGTCTGCGCCGCCTGCCGGGCGCCTCATACCTGCATGAGAATGTTCAGACCCGTGTCGGCCACATTGCGCATCGTGTGCTTGAACGCCCACACGATCGAGTCGAATACGAGCTTAAACTGTTCGGGCGGAATGCTAAGGAACGCTTTGAAGCAGTGCATGTTGACCGCCTGCAGCAGCTCGTAAAAGTTCGTACGGTGCTGGGGATAGTCTTCGAAGTTTTTGTTGATCATCTCCAGCGTACAGTCGAACAGGGCGTCAAAGATCTTCGGTATCTCGGGCGTGATGACGGACTGTAGCCGGTTAACGATCGATGCCATCGTGCTGAGCACCAGCGGCTCCCGTGCGTTGGGAACTTTGGTACGCTAAAGGGTCAGAACGCAAGCGCAGAAGCAGCGCAACGAATTATTCGTTTGTTCAACGGACGCGGAATTCTTCGCGGAACCTACCTGGTAGTCGTATAGAACGGCTTCCAGCAACGGTGGAATGAAGTTGTCCATAACCATTTGCGAATCGTTCGACTTCCAGACCCACTCCGAGATGAGGGTGAGCGTTTCCTTCTTGACCACGTGCATCGCCTTGATCAGCGGCTGATTGTTGATCGCCAGTCCGTTCACCGAGATCGCTTGCGTGATGTTCTCCGACATAATTTTGTACACGTTCAGCATATCCAGGTAGATGCGCCCGAGCTGGGACACGTACGAGTGGCCGAGTGCTTTGCAGGCACGCACGTTCGTCTTAAGTATGCTGCCAAGCTGCTTCACCGCTCCCATCTCCTTAAGGATGTCCACATTTTTGGTGGCTTGCGAAATGATATCGTCCCAAACCTGAAAACGCAGCGACGATGTTAAAGACACTTTCATCGTGGACCATCGCAGTTTCCGGTTGTACTGGCCGGCCGCACCCCGCTTACCTGATTCGGCAGCATCATATACTTTTCGATCAGAATATCTTGCTGCATCTGGTCCGCCTGGGCAGATATCATGTAACCGACGGCTTCATAGAACGTGTGCACCTTTAGAAACGCgaataatgaaacatttgaaaaCGATTAACGAACCATCGTGTCGGGCGTGAAAGCGGAATCCGTACCTGTTGAGGTTGTAGATCACAAATGATACTGCTCATCGTCGCCAAAATTTCCTCGATGAAGGTACAGGACTCGTTCGGCTGCAGTTGCACAAAGTGCCGGCGGCACTTGAGCGCAATCTTGATGAACGTATCACAGGCCATGTCCTGCACACCGTCGTGCGTTTCGTGCATAAACTCGAACAGCTTGTTTACGACCGTCTTGAGGAACTTCCAGTGGGCTCGCAAAAAGCGCGGATACTGCCCGACCACGTACATGATGTTGGATGCAATGATTGCCTTGTTGTCCTTGCCTGCAGGCAATTGATAAGTTAGTTCCCATTCGGGGCATTCCCACCTCTGACACACCATTTCCACCGAGCTTCTTACCTTTCTTGTGCTCGCACAATCCCAGCAGCTCCTTGATGACCGTCACCAGGAAGCGCTTCTCGTCGTCCTCGAAGAACGCCCCGGAGATGGAACCGATGGCCCAGCAGAGCGTGTTCAGGTTCTTCCACGAGAACTCCGTCCCATTGACCTGGTTGTTCAGTTTGTCCGTCATGATGCGTTCGGTGTCGGCGTAGTCGAGATGCGTCAGGTAGACGAGCGTTTCGCGCATATTCTTGTACAGATTAATACTGTTCGTGTCCTTCATGAACTCGCGCACCACCTCACCGTTCTCGttctccaccaccagcacctccTCCGGCTTGGCCATGCGCGAGATCATGATGTAGCGCACCTTGGACAGAATCTTGCAGTAGAAGGTGCGCCGTTGGCTCGAGGTGTACGCCTCCTTGTACAGCTCCCCGGTCAAGCTGTTCCAGTACTCGAGGCAGATTTTGAAGATTTCCACGTCGTCCACCTCGGAGATCATCACGAGATACTCGAGCGCCTTCAGCACCACCTCCATCGTGTCGCGCTTCTCCACCAGTGTCGCGTGCACGCGCAGGAAGGTGCATAGGAACATGGCCAGGTTCTGCACGAAGCACTGCTCGTCGTCCGAGCCGTTCATGTAGATCTGGTTCATGTTCGTGTTGGGCGGTATCATCGTCTCGAACTGCTCCATCGTCTGCTTGAATAAGGCAATGAACACGTGGTCGTAGTTGGGCAGCTGCAGACCGGCAATCTCCGACAGACACTTGATCGTGATGTTGCGGAACATCGGTATCGTGAGGAACCGGCAGACGAGCATGTCGATCAGCTTCGTCTCGAAGATGTAACCGAGCGGGATCCAGTTGAGAAACTTGAGCAGCGTCTCGAGCGTGGCCGAGATGAGCGGCGCGTTCAGCGAGTTCTCCAGCACGAACTGGCAGAGCGTGAAGACCTGCGCAAACTCCGAGCAAATCGTGTCCTTCAGGTGCTTCGCCTTCGTCTGCGTGATCTGGCCGGAGCAAAAGTCGAACACCTCCTCGCTCAGCAGCTTCAGGATGATCATGTTGTTCTGGCACAGCGTTTCGTTCGTCTTCGACGCCCCGACGATGTCGCTGATGAACGTTTGCCAGTTGTTTGGCCACTCGCGCTTCAGAATCTGCACCAGGATGATGTTCAGCTTGTTCAGGTATACTTTGTTCGCCTCCATCACGGCCGGGTCCTGCGACGTTTTAATGATCAGCCCCACCACGTACTTCTTGATGCCCTCGCACTGGTTGCGGGGCAGAATTTTCCAGCGCGTCTTGATCACCTCCTCGAGGATCTGCAGAGCGTAGAATTTGGTCTGCTGGTTCTGCGAGTACTCCAGTATGCTATCGACGCGCGTCCACGCGTCCGGATGCTCCTTCAGCGTGGTCAGCACCGTCTGGGCCAGGCGCAGCTGCTCACCGGTGCTATTGTACAGACAGCCCACGATGCTGTCCAGCAGACCGATATCAAGCTTCTTCGAAAAGTCCAGCAGCTGGTTCGCCTCCTCGAGGCGTATCATCGGAAGTGCCATGATCCTTTCAACGTTAGGCCCTATCTATTCACAAGTTGCCGggctctctctcacacacacaccctctctctgcctctgtgCTCCCCTCGTGTGCCAGGTGATGGAATTCTAGTTTTTAAACAACGCTCGTACGGGGACCACGCACTCACACTCGGACAAGGTTCTGATGGTTCCTTTTATTCGCCTTGGCAATGATAGTTGGGAGttctcaacaacaacaacaaccacggcACACGACACTGGCTCCCGTACAATTCGCAAACACGACGAAACTCGCACACATCGGAAACTATGCTTCCTGTTTCGCTTCACATTCACACACTCGCTGGCATACGATGTCTCCAAAATAGGACACCCTGCAGCAGGAGAGGTGTGTCATTGAGGACGCAGCGTATCCGTTGGCGGGAACAGCaggcggaaaagaaagagaaaagaaatatACGTTAGAAAGGCTGGTCCTTGTGCGAAGGTCTGTTTTGTTGATACGAGACATCTTTAAACATTCACAAACTTCATTCATCTGTTAGCTTCATCAAAAGAACGC
It includes:
- the LOC128275021 gene encoding exportin-1, which codes for MALPMIRLEEANQLLDFSKKLDIGLLDSIVGCLYNSTGEQLRLAQTVLTTLKEHPDAWTRVDSILEYSQNQQTKFYALQILEEVIKTRWKILPRNQCEGIKKYVVGLIIKTSQDPAVMEANKVYLNKLNIILVQILKREWPNNWQTFISDIVGASKTNETLCQNNMIILKLLSEEVFDFCSGQITQTKAKHLKDTICSEFAQVFTLCQFVLENSLNAPLISATLETLLKFLNWIPLGYIFETKLIDMLVCRFLTIPMFRNITIKCLSEIAGLQLPNYDHVFIALFKQTMEQFETMIPPNTNMNQIYMNGSDDEQCFVQNLAMFLCTFLRVHATLVEKRDTMEVVLKALEYLVMISEVDDVEIFKICLEYWNSLTGELYKEAYTSSQRRTFYCKILSKVRYIMISRMAKPEEVLVVENENGEVVREFMKDTNSINLYKNMRETLVYLTHLDYADTERIMTDKLNNQVNGTEFSWKNLNTLCWAIGSISGAFFEDDEKRFLVTVIKELLGLCEHKKGKDNKAIIASNIMYVVGQYPRFLRAHWKFLKTVVNKLFEFMHETHDGVQDMACDTFIKIALKCRRHFVQLQPNESCTFIEEILATMSSIICDLQPQQVHTFYEAVGYMISAQADQMQQDILIEKYMMLPNQVWDDIISQATKNVDILKEMGAVKQLGSILKTNVRACKALGHSYVSQLGRIYLDMLNVYKIMSENITQAISVNGLAINNQPLIKAMHVVKKETLTLISEWVWKSNDSQMVMDNFIPPLLEAVLYDYQRTKVPNAREPLVLSTMASIVNRLQSVITPEIPKIFDALFDCTLEMINKNFEDYPQHRTNFYELLQAVNMHCFKAFLSIPPEQFKLVFDSIVWAFKHTMRNVADTGLNILMQMLQNLEQHPQAAQSFYQTYYTDILMQIFSVVTDTSHTASLQNHATILAYMFSLVEAGRITVKLGPSDDNVLNIQEYVATLLKSAFSHLTDNQIKIFATGLFNLDQDVHAFKEHLRDFLIQIKEVTGEDDSDLYLEERETELKKIQEEKRRMLMAVPGMLNPHEMPEDMQDE